The following proteins are co-located in the Nisaea sediminum genome:
- the pyrF gene encoding orotidine-5'-phosphate decarboxylase yields the protein MQHFGDALIGRVRALGNPLCLGLDPYLDKIPALFRDGDMSPGNPLTAPAVEAFLKAMLDRAEGRVAVVKPQIAFFERMGWRGMRMLDEVSAHARRLGMLVLLDAKRGDIGSTADAYAGAYLAADAPMPSDAITLNPYLGRDTLQPFFTTAKANGRGLFILVKTSNPGSGDYQDLKIGNRSLAETVADSLSQMSGEMEGPETGWSSLGIVVGATYPGEAERIREILPRTIFLVPGYGAQGGSAADAVNGFVKGPNGLEGGIVNSSRGILYPAGADTDSAAVWEKAVDAAIGKAVNELGEAVSA from the coding sequence ATGCAGCATTTCGGCGATGCCCTGATCGGACGCGTGCGCGCGCTCGGCAACCCGCTTTGTCTCGGTCTCGACCCCTATCTCGACAAGATCCCGGCGCTGTTCCGTGACGGCGACATGTCCCCCGGCAACCCGCTGACGGCGCCGGCGGTTGAGGCCTTCCTGAAGGCGATGCTGGACCGGGCCGAGGGCCGGGTGGCGGTGGTGAAGCCGCAGATCGCCTTCTTCGAGCGCATGGGCTGGCGCGGCATGCGCATGCTGGACGAGGTCTCGGCCCATGCCCGCAGGCTCGGGATGCTGGTTCTCCTGGACGCCAAGCGCGGCGATATCGGCAGCACGGCGGACGCCTATGCCGGCGCTTACCTCGCCGCCGACGCGCCGATGCCGTCCGATGCGATCACCCTCAATCCCTATCTCGGCCGGGACACGCTGCAGCCCTTCTTCACGACCGCGAAAGCCAACGGGCGCGGGCTCTTCATCCTGGTGAAGACCAGCAATCCCGGCTCCGGCGACTATCAGGACCTCAAGATTGGCAACCGCAGCCTCGCCGAGACCGTGGCCGACAGCCTGAGCCAGATGTCGGGCGAGATGGAAGGTCCGGAGACCGGCTGGTCCTCGCTCGGCATCGTGGTCGGTGCGACCTATCCGGGCGAGGCGGAGCGGATCCGCGAGATCCTGCCGCGCACGATCTTCCTCGTCCCCGGTTACGGCGCCCAGGGCGGTAGTGCCGCCGATGCGGTCAACGGCTTCGTCAAGGGCCCGAACGGGCTCGAGGGCGGGATCGTCAATTCATCGCGCGGCATCCTTTATCCGGCGGGCGCCGATACCGACAGCGCCGCCGTCTGGGAGAAGGCGGTGGACGCCGCGATCGGAAAGGCGGTCAATGAGCTCGGCGAGGCAGTCTCGGCCTAA
- a CDS encoding SDR family NAD(P)-dependent oxidoreductase has translation MFEDRLVLVTGAGQGLGAAMAQGFADKGAQVICADIDAAAAERTAILIGTGIALRLDVSDRASADRAAAKVAEEHGPINVLVNNAGICPRNRIDSPDVAETWRRAMDVNLDGTLNMTLAFVSQLRETRGTVINMASVAAFVSTATSIAYSTSKAAVKMLTQSLAQELAPDGVRVNAIAPGPMKTDITLPTREDPERYKQFLTRIPLGRFGEPEELVGPALFLASNMSSYVTGTTLVVDGGYLAV, from the coding sequence ATGTTCGAAGACAGGCTTGTGCTGGTTACCGGCGCGGGGCAGGGACTGGGCGCAGCCATGGCGCAAGGCTTCGCGGACAAGGGCGCGCAGGTGATCTGCGCCGATATCGACGCGGCGGCGGCGGAACGGACCGCCATCCTGATCGGCACCGGGATCGCGCTGCGCCTCGATGTCTCCGACCGCGCATCGGCCGACCGTGCGGCGGCCAAGGTCGCCGAGGAACACGGACCGATCAATGTCCTCGTCAACAATGCCGGGATCTGTCCGCGCAACCGCATCGACAGTCCGGACGTGGCGGAAACCTGGCGCCGGGCGATGGACGTCAATCTCGACGGCACGCTCAACATGACCCTCGCCTTCGTTTCCCAGCTGCGCGAGACGCGGGGAACGGTGATCAACATGGCCTCTGTCGCGGCCTTCGTCTCGACCGCGACCTCGATCGCCTATTCGACCTCGAAGGCGGCGGTGAAGATGCTGACCCAGAGCCTCGCCCAGGAACTGGCGCCGGACGGGGTGCGGGTGAACGCGATCGCCCCGGGCCCGATGAAGACGGACATCACCCTGCCGACCCGCGAGGATCCGGAACGCTACAAGCAGTTCCTGACCCGCATTCCCCTCGGCCGCTTCGGCGAGCCGGAGGAACTGGTCGGACCGGCGCTGTTCCTTGCCTCAAACATGTCGAGCTACGTCACCGGCACGACCCTGGTGGTCGACGGCGGCTATCTCGCGGTTTAG
- a CDS encoding FAD-dependent oxidoreductase, translated as MAADRHPTESYDVLVVGSGAGGLASAVSAAHRGLSVLVVEKEPVFGGTSARSGGWMWIPCNAPGKRAGIQDSREAAETYLKHEAGAFYDKARVDAFLEAGPKAVEFYENETSLQFDLGPTFADYHPDAPGGMDAGRSIVARPFDGRELGPEIKRLRKPLKEITFFGLMIGTGKELLHFFNVTRSPVSAYFVAILFFKFVRDLLFHGRSMRLMNGNALVARLAKSCFDKGVEIRTSAPVRELLRDDAGRVIGAEIDTPKGRTRIVARKGVVLAAGGFPHDPVRRKQLFPHAPSGHEHLSPAPPGNTGDGLRLGESIGAAVQDDLPHAAAWVPISRPVWSDGTRGTFPHFVDRSKPGVIAVTRSGRRFVNESHSYHDFCQAMYARCMEEGGEICAYFIVDHRVLRKYGLGFVKPFPVPYKQHIRSGYLFTGKTLEDLATAIGADPAQLRATVEAFNGPAARGEDPEFGKGSTAYNRSLGDPEHKPNPCVAPIGEGPYYAVRLEIGDLGTFAGLRTDANAQVLDGEGQAIPGLYAAGNDAASIMGGNYPGGGITLGPAVTFGYIAARHMSGANS; from the coding sequence ATGGCGGCGGATCGGCATCCGACGGAGAGTTACGACGTCCTTGTGGTGGGCTCGGGTGCGGGTGGTCTCGCCAGCGCGGTTTCGGCGGCACATCGCGGGCTTTCGGTCCTGGTGGTGGAGAAGGAGCCGGTCTTCGGCGGCACCTCGGCGCGCTCCGGCGGCTGGATGTGGATCCCGTGCAATGCCCCAGGCAAACGCGCCGGGATCCAGGACAGCCGGGAAGCGGCGGAAACATATCTGAAGCACGAGGCTGGCGCGTTCTACGACAAGGCCCGCGTCGACGCCTTTCTGGAAGCCGGACCGAAGGCGGTCGAGTTCTACGAGAACGAGACCAGTCTTCAGTTCGATCTCGGCCCGACCTTCGCCGACTACCATCCGGACGCGCCGGGCGGCATGGATGCCGGGCGCTCGATCGTCGCGCGGCCCTTCGACGGTCGCGAACTCGGCCCGGAGATCAAGCGCCTGCGCAAGCCGCTGAAGGAGATCACCTTCTTCGGCCTGATGATCGGCACCGGCAAGGAGCTGCTGCATTTCTTCAATGTCACACGCTCGCCGGTCTCGGCCTATTTTGTCGCAATCCTCTTTTTCAAGTTCGTGCGCGACCTGCTCTTCCACGGCCGCTCGATGCGGCTGATGAACGGCAACGCGCTGGTCGCGCGGCTGGCGAAATCCTGCTTCGACAAAGGCGTCGAGATCCGCACAAGCGCCCCGGTGCGCGAGCTGTTGCGGGATGATGCCGGACGGGTGATCGGCGCCGAGATCGATACGCCGAAGGGACGTACGCGTATCGTCGCCCGCAAGGGCGTGGTGCTGGCGGCGGGCGGATTTCCGCACGATCCGGTGCGGCGCAAGCAACTCTTCCCGCACGCGCCCTCCGGCCATGAGCACTTGAGCCCGGCGCCTCCGGGCAATACCGGCGACGGTCTCCGGCTCGGCGAGAGCATCGGTGCGGCGGTGCAGGACGACCTGCCGCACGCGGCGGCCTGGGTGCCGATCTCGCGCCCGGTCTGGTCCGACGGCACGCGCGGCACCTTCCCGCACTTCGTCGACCGCTCGAAGCCGGGGGTGATTGCGGTCACGCGCTCCGGCCGGCGTTTCGTGAACGAGTCGCACTCCTATCACGATTTCTGTCAGGCGATGTACGCGCGCTGCATGGAGGAGGGCGGCGAGATCTGCGCCTATTTCATCGTCGATCACCGGGTGCTGCGCAAATACGGCCTCGGCTTCGTGAAGCCGTTCCCGGTGCCCTACAAGCAGCACATCAGGAGCGGCTATCTCTTCACCGGAAAGACATTGGAAGACCTGGCAACGGCCATCGGCGCCGATCCCGCGCAGCTGCGTGCCACGGTCGAGGCCTTTAACGGCCCGGCGGCGCGCGGCGAGGATCCGGAGTTCGGCAAGGGCAGCACTGCCTACAACCGCTCCCTCGGCGACCCGGAACACAAGCCCAATCCCTGCGTCGCGCCGATCGGCGAGGGACCCTATTACGCCGTCCGGCTGGAGATCGGCGATCTCGGCACTTTCGCGGGGCTGCGGACCGATGCGAACGCGCAGGTGCTGGACGGGGAGGGGCAAGCGATCCCGGGCCTCTATGCGGCGGGCAACGACGCGGCGAGCATCATGGGCGGAAATTATCCGGGCGGCGGGATCACGCTCGGGCCCGCCGTAACCTTCGGCTACATCGCCGCGCGGCACATGTCCGGGGCCAATTCCTGA
- a CDS encoding elongation factor G, translating into MTGKNGDTARCAVLVGPYLSGKTSLFEALLLATGTLHKKGTVKDGNTVGDSAEEARKRQASTELNVGQGAYLDEKWTFIDTPGNLEFSQDMRNACMVADIAIVVAEPEVSKVPALTHYLKFLDAHDIPHVIFVNKIEDSHEQVRDLVLALQDVSDRPLALRQVPIRDGEAITGFVDLVSERAYQYQNGKPSKLVQLPDSVLDREKEARNEMLETLSDFDDGLLEKLLEEVEPAAPDVYAQLTETLQHDLVVPILLGGAEKDHGIQRLLKTLRHEAPGADSTAERLGIPQSDGPVAQVFKTVHASHVGKLSYVRVWRGTVKDGDELNGQRVSGINHLLGAKMDKVSSVSAGDVAAFGRMDEIATGDLLTPDGKARLDWPEPLTPVYGLAISPTSRGDEVKLSGALTKLGEEDSSFRVEHSAALGELVIRGQGDTHLKVMLERLEGRYKLAVESHAPGVPYKESIRKGADQHARHKKQTGGHGQFGDVKIKIAPLSRGEGFAFKSSIVGGAVPKQYIPAVEEGVKDYMRRGPLGFEVVDVAVELYDGSFHAVDSSDMAFKTAARMAMNEGLAKCQPVLLEPIQRVVISVPNDSTARVQRIVTGRRGQILGFQAKESWNGWDEIEAYLPESETRDLIIEIRSQTGGIGFYDGAFDHLAELTGRIADQVVEGRIAVAD; encoded by the coding sequence ATGACAGGCAAGAATGGAGACACCGCCCGGTGCGCGGTGCTTGTGGGTCCCTATCTGAGCGGCAAGACCTCGTTGTTCGAGGCGCTGCTCCTGGCGACGGGGACCCTGCACAAGAAAGGGACGGTCAAGGACGGAAACACCGTCGGCGACAGCGCCGAGGAAGCGCGCAAACGTCAGGCCAGCACCGAGCTCAATGTCGGGCAAGGCGCCTATCTCGACGAAAAATGGACCTTCATCGACACGCCGGGGAACCTCGAATTCAGTCAGGACATGCGCAATGCCTGCATGGTCGCGGATATCGCCATCGTCGTGGCGGAGCCCGAGGTCTCCAAGGTCCCGGCGCTGACCCACTATCTGAAATTCCTCGACGCCCACGACATTCCGCACGTGATCTTCGTCAACAAAATCGAGGATTCTCATGAGCAGGTCCGCGATCTAGTGCTTGCACTGCAGGACGTCTCCGACCGCCCTCTGGCGTTGCGCCAGGTGCCGATCCGCGACGGCGAGGCGATCACCGGGTTTGTCGATCTCGTCAGCGAGCGCGCCTACCAGTACCAGAACGGCAAGCCTTCCAAACTGGTGCAGCTGCCCGACTCGGTCCTCGACCGCGAAAAAGAGGCGCGCAACGAGATGCTGGAGACGCTGTCCGATTTCGATGACGGGTTGCTCGAGAAGCTGCTGGAAGAGGTCGAACCGGCGGCGCCCGACGTCTATGCGCAGCTGACCGAAACCCTGCAGCACGACCTCGTCGTTCCCATCCTGCTCGGCGGAGCGGAAAAGGATCATGGCATCCAGCGCCTGCTGAAGACCCTGCGGCACGAGGCCCCGGGCGCGGACAGCACCGCCGAGCGTCTGGGCATTCCTCAGTCAGACGGCCCGGTCGCGCAGGTCTTCAAGACGGTTCATGCTTCGCATGTGGGCAAGCTCTCTTATGTCCGGGTCTGGCGCGGCACGGTGAAGGACGGCGACGAACTGAACGGGCAGCGGGTCAGCGGCATCAATCATCTGCTTGGCGCCAAGATGGACAAGGTCTCTTCGGTCTCGGCGGGTGACGTCGCCGCCTTCGGCCGGATGGACGAGATCGCGACCGGCGATCTGTTGACTCCGGACGGCAAGGCGCGCTTGGACTGGCCGGAACCGCTCACGCCGGTCTACGGGCTCGCGATTTCACCGACCAGCCGCGGCGACGAGGTGAAGCTTTCCGGTGCGCTGACGAAACTCGGCGAGGAAGACTCGTCCTTCCGGGTCGAGCACAGTGCCGCGCTGGGCGAACTGGTCATCAGAGGCCAGGGTGACACCCATCTGAAGGTGATGCTGGAGCGGCTCGAGGGGCGCTACAAGCTCGCGGTCGAGAGCCACGCGCCGGGCGTGCCCTACAAGGAGTCGATCCGCAAGGGCGCCGACCAGCATGCGCGGCACAAGAAGCAGACCGGCGGCCACGGCCAGTTCGGCGACGTGAAGATCAAGATCGCGCCGCTCAGCCGGGGCGAGGGCTTCGCCTTCAAGAGCAGTATCGTTGGCGGTGCGGTTCCGAAACAGTACATCCCGGCCGTCGAGGAAGGGGTGAAGGACTATATGCGCCGGGGGCCGCTCGGCTTCGAGGTCGTGGACGTTGCGGTAGAGCTTTATGACGGCTCGTTCCACGCGGTCGACAGCTCCGACATGGCCTTCAAGACCGCGGCCCGGATGGCGATGAACGAGGGCCTGGCGAAATGCCAGCCGGTTTTGCTGGAGCCGATCCAGAGGGTGGTGATCTCGGTGCCGAACGACTCGACGGCACGGGTCCAGCGGATCGTGACAGGACGGCGCGGGCAGATCCTCGGCTTCCAGGCGAAGGAGAGCTGGAACGGCTGGGACGAGATCGAGGCCTATCTGCCGGAGAGCGAGACCAGGGACCTGATCATCGAGATCCGCTCCCAGACCGGCGGAATCGGGTTCTATGACGGGGCGTTCGATCATCTGGCCGAACTCACCGGCCGGATCGCCGACCAAGTGGTCGAGGGCCGCATCGCCGTCGCCGACTGA